In Pieris brassicae chromosome 12, ilPieBrab1.1, whole genome shotgun sequence, the genomic window tttcatttggatatctatatgtatatatataaatgaatctcTATTTCTCCTGGTCACgacatcacgcgtgaacggctggaccgattttgctaattattatttttttgtgtttgttattgttaggagaaggttcttatgaaagaaaaaaataaaaaaatgagaattcaggaatacttttgttacgaaagcaaatttatttttcagggCATGGCacctttacaattcaaacttttttcatgtaatcTTATGTCGTTTGACATGACATTGActgaatgcgtgctgcaaatatcgtcagaggatgtaagaaaaataaatatcgtttagtttatgcttcgatcggagtaattttattattaatactatttatatacgcgccagaaaacaaacaaagactgttgtttatcataaatcattacaataataaacactttgtttctgagATATTTCTTAGTTATTATAAtcaattcgaaattaatattcatagtcaAGACAgaacaacgtctgtcgggtcagctagttacttataataaacacataaaatatttgtgattttCAATTGTGTCTTTGCTTGTCAGACCTGTGTCCCAGCGTAAGCCTTCTAAAGGACCGGGTGATCCTTCGGTAGTGACCTGTTACTAAACAAgacacataattatatttttattgaacaatttataagttgttataattttgtccgaaatattgtatatttctgGGGGGGCATGGAGCCCAAAAGCTGTCATCGCAGCcgatggacacccatttttagtgacattgccggcctttgggAGTCTTAACTCTTATGAAGTTTCTTCGTATCTCTCAGGTCCGCCTCCCctgggagtcgattccacagttcgctcgTTCGCAAAAGATAGTGCCTTATGAAACGGACTGTGaaagacttccagccatcaaggtgatgttgctgaaatttaaatgttagttTTTAGGTATTGTGGTGGGGTGTTATCTGTCAGACATTAAGGACTGACTTTGCGAAGTCAGTccacaatctaaaaatacgattAAAGGTCTGGCTTATGAACACACCTTACGCAGAATGGGATATGTTTCTGAGACCTAACATTTAGTTATAGATAACACTCAAACAATCGCTCGCATGCACCCATAcactcacacactcacacATGCACTCACGCGTGTTACGTCACGTAATGGTATATAAACATTTGGGATATGTTAATgttaaccaatttttttatggaagTAAGTATTAAGTTTGTGTTTCACACaggtgtatttttaaattaactctTCTGAAATCTTACACATACTGCATTGTTTATAATgaacacacattttttattaatttaagtagaATAGGATACCCACACATATCCAATACCGTAATGTTGCCGTGTAGACGCGcagtttaaacaaaatacccCCGGGAGTAAAACACAGGAGTACACCGCCGTCAATCACCAAATTTAGACAGGATCTTTGGAGATGTGAAAAGTTTCCTAAGAGCTTTCTCTTGGGACAAATTGTAGGAATTTGCATACAAATGCGGGTACAATTTTGAACGCTGCAATTACTTGAAAATGGCGGCTTTGTCACTCCGTTTAATTGACATCCCATGTCAAAGGCTTATTCGGATAGTTAGTGACCAGGGGGCATAACCAGGATAAGGTTACTTTGGCCAAAGCTCTTTCTACTATCATTTCAGTTATGAAGACTCACTAAACTCAATAAAACAGTCAAACTATGTGTCTGTAACAGTTAAACATTGTAAATGCCCCCTGGTCACTAACCATCCGAATAAACCTTTGACATAGGATGTCAATTAAACGGAGTGACAGATACCTTACCATAGTAAGACACGATGTGTAAgcaggaaaaaaaaatatttgtaaatcacCACACCTGTCACCTTGTATTAAGTGGAGGTAGAGGAATGATAACGAATAAGCTTGTTATTTAtgttagaatattaaaaaaatgttttgggGCAAAATTTTACAGATGATTCCACACTCGGGAGCACAGGCAATATTTGCATtaaaggtaatattttttttatcatttaaagaTTGTACTAAGCTGTGGAATACAGAAAACAAAACAGAATCtagaatttttattcataacgaTTGTAATATCCCTTacccattattaataaaaactaaatcagactaattaattataaataccttCAGAACTAAAGTTCTCATAGTCTTTCCATCACAGCAAATACACAATTTGCAGGGCCGGATTTAGGGGGGCAACCAGGGTTATAGCCCCGGGACCCATAACAGAGACtacggtttttttttaaattccaacTAGTAATCCacttttcttttgatatatttctatatgtttgttaaatactaaaataatctaCCTAGTTTCACAATTCATTATTGATTGAAACTCGAccgaataaaatattgaaagaaaacacttttttaccggattgaagctatgtattatatagaCAAACATTGAAACATACAGCGATtacataaacttataattattttacaccgTGTCCACCGTGACTACGCACGccgtaaagcacgcgaaacgtcggttttttttaaaattacatatgtaaaataattataagtttataataaatagcttcaatcccgttaaaagtgttttctttcaatgtgtaaaagctacgttaacaaaagacaatactacgaataaaatatttatttttatttggacaATAATATGGGGCCTCCACTCCTTTATTGCCCCGAGGCATCCAGACCACTCAATCCGGCCCTgacaattttaaagaaagataAACAAGTGTTCTTTAATTTAGGAGTGCAATGCGACAGATTTAGTTCTTATGAAAAATAGCCTATGACTAAGCTATTATCTATggtcatataaaatattaataaaattattaccaaCAAAAAACAACCTTATCTCCgaagaatataaaatgtcCACTGCATATGTACATAAAAccatctttaatatatttttatataaatgttagcCTTCAGTCTCCTCTGTCTCCATCTGTATATCCTCAAGTAACAATAACATCTTAATCCTAAACTTGCGCATTTGCTCCTCCGTCAACTTCTCCACATCAGGTAAGAGACttagtaaaaacattttccTAGGGttgtcatttttaatatttttaatccagGAGAAATCAGGTCGTTCTAATCTATACTTTTTCATTTTACGCCTTTTGAAATTAGAAACTGTTGTCGATGGTTTTTCTGTATTTAGTGGCTCTACCTCGATTTCCACAGGTTCGTCATCTAATGTGGGGTTTGTTGTCTCTGGTACAAGCGTCTTGATAAACGGAACGATGAACTGCAATTCTTCGTGTAAGTGATATAACTTTTTCTGTTTACCATGAGGTAATGATTTGAGACTTCGAACAAAACCATTCCTTATATTTCTCCATTTAACTTGACATTCGGatactgaaattaaacatacTTAGTTCAAACTACATAGAATAGAAATATGGAAAGGAAAAAGCGCAGCATGCGACATCTATAGTGTTGGGtgattacataaataataatactctaTGGTGTGCAAATGTCAAAAACCTGGCGGGACAGCGCGAACTGATTCTAGTGCAAAATCCAATCAAGAGCCTTTAATAAGTTTGATAATATCGAATGTATAAATTTACACGTATTATGCAAGGAAATCAATTTGATTCAACCAGATTCTTTCAAAgcgttttttattaacttctcGGTGTCTCAATAATGCCAGTATTATTATCATTCGTTTTTCAATTACACTATAtgaatacttattaaataatgttagatTAACGGCGCTGTGGCAGAGAAAAATGCACTCCTTACAACCTAGTTCGATTTCCAGCGAAATATACGtacattgttaaaataatagttataattaataataatacaccgATATTTACCTcatctattttgtttttattttgagaacagataataaaaatgttgcgCTATTTCGTACTTCGTGCACAAGAATACTTGACAGTTGACATGCTTGGATTTAAATTTCGCGCCGAACAATCGCGTTTCTGGATCAACGCAATAAACATATGACTCACCAGATGTGTTCGTTAAATGTGAAACTTCGCTCCAGGCTTGATCCGTGACATCTTTTCTGGAATACTCCGCTAGTCTGTTATCGTATAAACAAGGATACTGTTCAATAATACGAACAAAATCAACTGCACGAACCGCCATCTTGCTTTGCGTCGTGCATGAGCAATGAATGCCGCACGTCTCGGCGTCACACGTGCCGCTTGCGAGGTTGCCGGTCCGTGCACACCGCGTGCCGCATTCGTCATGAGCGTTTTATGATTACATTGCATTGCACTGAATTTAATACAGATTATTGTTTCACATCACAATTGCAAAccagataatatatatttaaatgaaacactcgtacattatattatactaaataaatgtgtaaattttatacgaaaaaataaatttaacggTTTAATTAACGTGTATTTCTCAATCAATGATCTGGTAAATATGTcgtttattatctattaaaaaatagaaagtaaattaactgatttattttattaattatataacttcAGGACTTTtactcttttatttttaatgactttgcagatatttttaatacatttacgtCAAACTGcttgctttattaaaaaatccagAAGACATTAGTGCTTCTTGTAACTTTACAATGATATAAACAAATTCTAGAAAtggttgtataaaaaaatatttttttttgccagtggcaataataataaagggccggcaacgcactcgcgactcctctggcattgagagtgtccatgggcggtggtatcacttaacatcagatgagcctcctgcccggtTGCGCCCtgctctataaaaaaatgttttttttaaagtactatgaatataatatatacgtagGTTTTATTGAACAGATAGGCTCGTTGTCCCTTTATATCGTCTTTGAACCAATTTCTGATAAGTAAAAGAAAACGTCAGGACCTCGAAAACATTGAATAGGCGAACTATTGGTATGTGGACGTATaacttaaaacaaacattacctCCACCCTCGGCTTATTTGTGTCTGAACTAAGGCATTCCATGTTGCCCTGGGCGAGAATTTTGGAAAATTTGCGGcttcaataatatttcagtcaatttacataatgttgaattattttattagtaacttAGGTCTGAGAGTTTATacgttctttaaaaatatttgtcggGCTCGTAgattgtgttaaaaatattatgactcTATAAAAGCAATGCTGTGTAACAGTAAACATTCTCTATTTTCAGTTTTTAAAAGTATCCCGCGGTACTAAAAGTTACTCTACGACGATGCAGTCGCCATTTTACATGTTATAAATGAGATCAAGGCATTTTTAGTATTTGTTTTCTTGATACAGGTGACCAGATTCTTGAGAGGTACAAGAAAGGGTAAAAATTAGTTATAACTACTCAATAAAAGATATTGAGTAAACATAAACAGTTATGCCAAAATTGGCTAAGTagccgtatgtcaaaaacgtgttgaattttacatatacagggaatcctagtggCGAGGCATGTGCACATAACTGTGCATACATATTATGCGTAATCTGTTACTAagatttcatttgtttataaggcaataataaaaaggtttGTTTACAAAAGAGCTATCGTACCTAGAAACTTTAATCTTTCGTGCCCGATTTCCAGTGGCATTTACATATTTccaatgtataataataataataataataaaatatgtttattcattttaagttcaatttcattacaatgtgtaagatttgggaacccttttaagtaaaaaatatacctgtgtcagggtttccagctctttcataacaaacttagttatacattccttaaaatatttaatttatatataatttagttacatcttctattaacttttttttctttttttgttattgatttttaacagTTATTAACACACtggagtgcataagtgagtgtgtgagtgcaaatgtgtgagtgagtgagtgagtgagtgagtgagtgagtcagtgagtgaatgaataaataatatagatataggtATAAACTATGAAGTTTTTGCCGCCTTTGTCTCTGCATGTCCTTATGAGGACTATAATTGTAAAGCAAATTAATATACACAAACCATCCTATTCGCAGCCACCAACCAGTCGTAGGAATGATATGTGTGGTTTGATAGAGGGAAGAGTGATGTAAATTTTCTGCAATTTCTTTTCCGAGTGAAACTGTAAGCTTAGGACGCAAATGACGATTACTGATACGGCGGCGAACTGCTGTTTACTGAAGAATATTGAAGTTTGTTACACCGAATGTACAATGACCAGTTAGAGGGGAAAGTTATGGACAAAATGTCGCAGACTCCTATCTGTAAACCATCAGAAAACCGTCATGCAGAAATCTTTTGATTTCCATGAGGTAGCAAAAAAATGTTCGGTTCCCATAATTGCCGCTGCATAAGGCTCCAGCATTATCAGCCTGCTGGTTAATCCGCCACTGCCGATTTCAATATTGTGTCGTTGTACCACACAACCATATTTACAACTTCAGTCCTAcagatattgaaataattcttGCGGTATGCTGACCTTGTGGCTAAGAATTCTCTTATAAGTGCGTTCAATCCTCGGctctgaataaaataaattattcgtgCGGAATTTAATACTGGTACAGCCAATTCCATaccttttattaaaaggccggcaacgcactggcgagccctctggcattgagagtgtccatgggcagcggtatcgcttaacatcaagtgagccctgcccgtttgccccgtgttctataaaaaagtagagagagaagaactggcaactCTCCGCTCCTTCAATCGACAAGTTTATGTTAAACAAAGGATATACCATTGACACCATGCTTATCGTTGATTACTATGTTCATTCGACTTATTGAATCAAAAAGTAATGCTCATAGTAGTCGAACCAAAAACGAAAAGtttttgtgttattataatttacatctTCACGCCTTTTTCCCGAAGGGATAGATTTTCCAGGGATTCCACTAACTTCGATCCTACTTCTCATGGAGATTCTTCTCTCCCGTCATCCACTTTCACCATCCACGCTTGAATATCCTACTTGCTgcttttataatttctaactAACATTTGTTCTATAGCGACTTGTAGAATCTGTGGCTACAAACATCACGATGCCATGTTGACAGTAACtacaattttatcattttgcctATTGTTCGTTTAATGGAAGTGTATATTacactaaatttatataataatttattttattatgtatcttTGGGGTTTACAGATGTAATACCGTGCTATGTTTGAACGACTGCCTTCAACTGGagcatataatttatttgcgtATCAGTATTCCATAGCtacttattatacaatatctaaacaaacaacaaacaaattacattatacacagtATCCAAAAACGAAATATACATAGAACACAGTTAACAATATTTACCTACTTCAACAAAAAATTGTAAGTTGCATTgctcattataataaatttaatgtaaaagagGAATAACAATGTCATTCcgtctaaaaaaatatcaaagttttctttatcaatattaagtataatatttataattaaatatatctatttgcaggtaatttgtgttataatctgAAGATGATTATAACATGATagtatatgatatataattaagtaataaatagtttgtatTAGACTCAGGAAATAGTTGGGTTTGCCTTGTATTGTATGAAGAAAGGGCGTGAAATAGTAAAAGCGACAATAAGTTAGGACGTACGAGGTCATACGTAGGATATTAATGTGTCTGATGATGAATTGATGTATCTAACACCTTTGTGGCTTAATGTCATAAATGGTCTGTCTACAATTACCATGCATTGGGGTTTTTCTTTTTgggaattaaaaattgtatgtttttaattttaaatcgttacaattcatttttttaattcagagCACGGATGACATTAgtttaacaaacttaattatttttatgtgtgtttATCTATTTCGTTCTTCTAAAATAACGATCgcttatttaataacaattaaactaacgttaatatttaaagccCGTCAAATATGGCTTTAGTGaagacatatttataaatcttaaatattacgTTACTTGGGTCTGAGTTTGCTAAGTTtgagcgtgcgactttcattccTCAGGCCGTAGGTTAGActcctggctgtgcaccaatgaactttctttctatgtgcgcttaTCTTAGACCCAacaagtcgacggcgtatgtcaggTACAGGTGACCATCTTGCCTATTAGGTATACATTTATTAGACAGCATATTCTGTTAGACAGCATTCTGAAAAAATTCAGAATTCTGCGGCCATGCCAAAACAGGTTGTTGCACCACtgattactttatttttttagatcattattactaaaattaacaatGATTAACAATCATTTACGTTCATTAAAAAGATCAGTGAAAAGTTTCTACTCGCTGAGTATAAGCTAGTACACTAGAACTAGTAAACGCACTCGGATCGATCGACCTTACGTCGCATTGACGCAGAAACTGTCAGGCCCTCTTTGGGCTACCACTTACCTTTGTTTCGGTAACAATGGCCTTTGTGtccaaaacaattttttaaattatgtttttgagaCCCTATTCCTGTCGAAAATTGCTCaagataaagttttaaacGATGAGTCCCCCTGTTAGAAGtatgacaattttattttgatagtaGACAGGatcctttataattaaatgcttACCACCATGGACACCTGCCAAAGGACTTGTATGTTCTGTGTCTTTAAGGTCTTGCTCACGCTCTTTGGAAGGCTCTTAAGTTGTAACTGTTCAAGACAACATATATCAAGGTACTACGGTAcgtttatatttctaattttcGGTTTCTGGATTGGTTTCAACTGGCAATTCAAAAACAggtaatcataataattatgatcAAACATAATTAAGATACAATCAATTCGAATTGTTAAAGtgttgattaaatttaaacttttgcTGGAATATGCCAGAAATACCGACAAAAGCTTTCAAAATGTAGTTAAATTCTTCCTAAAGTTATGAAAGTTCGACAAGTCTATTAACCGATGACTTAGCTACTCAACCAGATATTTGATTGGTTAAATGTatacgtttataattaaattatggtcGGACGTTGGACATACAAGTCACTCTATATGATGAGATGATTGAAGTTACGTATGTCCCCGAAGTTAACCTCGAGCTTCTTCTCcgaacattctcgtttccgatattGTCTAATAACATAAGTGTGACTTAGATTTAAGAACTCTTCAATAGGTCAagttactttttgttaatacaGCGTCGCATCTTTGTTAaaagctcatgttttaaacaattaatgcCAATTGATACggagcttcaaacaaagtgtttcatttaataaattgaacgTATATATAACAACCGCCAGCGAGCAGAACTTTAGTGTAGAATTATTAACACATCGACGTGTTCAATAAATTACCGGTTTTGTTTTGTCAAACAATCTCGGTTATCAAACCAGGTTTTCCTAAGTAGTTCATACCGTTAACTACAGAGTAAAAAGCATTAcctcataataataacagacGCCGAAACACTGGAAATGGGCCAGTCACATGGTCAGCGCTTGTTATGATGATAGATCATAAATACCATTGCTGAAATGGCTGGGCCAAAAAAGAAAAGATAGGACGCCCACCAAAAACCTGGgacaatagaattaaaatgatAGCGAGGATGGATTGCAAAATGGTGGCGAGGATGAGAGTcaagtggaagaatttggaggaggccttctctCTCTTCTCTGGAGGTCGTGTATAAATGTTAAACTTGCAATGAACTTAATGTAATCCTATGAAAGATTATGTAGTACTTGTaaaaggctatttttatttattgtacataaaataaaatataaaacaatggcgctacaacctctttagatCACGACCAgagatttctgcatctgtttcatgatcatttgttaatctaatgggcaagtaagtgaccagccttctgtgcctgacgcaggCCATCGACTTttcgggtctaaggcaagccggtttcctcacgatgttttccttaccGTTCGGGTGAATGTTAAACTCTCACATAGAAAGAAGGTCCATTGGTTCACAACCGGGAATCGAaactatgacctcagggatgatagtcgtacgctgaagccactaggccaacactgctctatttaTAAACCTAGtcgttgtaatttatattatgtgaaCACATCACTGCCACGTCTCAACAACCTCAAGAAAAGGGCGTCATCATCAGTTCTTGGAGTTTCTGTATCTTCAGAGTTCTTGCCGTAATGGCTAAGACAGGAAAggtaagaatataataattatataatttcatctCATAATTAACCAGGTCTATATATTGAGTTCAGCAAAAATGGTATATATGgctaaagatatataaatagtcaAAAGTCCTTTAGTAAAgggaaagtttttaaaattgttagtaaTTGTTTGCGTTGGCAAAATGCCAGACCGAGCCTAAGCAATGATAATTGTTTGAGAACATTTACATTAtggtaacaatttaaaaactatttgtcTTTTTTAAGTTACCATCTTAAGGctgataatgtattttttaaatatttagcatATCTCAAAAAACTCAGGGTATTAACGAttacacataaattatatacgtaCGTAGATTTATTTATCCTCAAAACGTGTGTTGATTTTTTATGTAGTTCGCTAAGTTTCGGTTTTGagttttgatgttttttaCATAGGGGAATCCTGCGCATTTCTTATCCTTAAGAATAATAGGTCCAAGAATAGCTCTAAGAATACTGTGATAACTAATATATGGATACgacaaaatttattgaacGAAATTTCGAATCGaaatttattactatgaaGAGTTGTGGACTAGATTACAAATGTGAAAAAGCGTCGTACAAACAGTCACAGAATGACGTTAACGTTATGGCCATTCTTTACCGAGatcgtatattaaaaatacgttcTGTTCATGAATTCCAGTACTTATAAgcttactatatataatatttatttacccaTAAAAAAACGGAATTTTATTTGGCCGAGACGTCGGAAAATCGaaagaaattgtttttgtctacctctaactgtgtaatttggtatcaatttgaatttattacttCACGACGGTTCGAGCCAAATGTGATATtcggaataaaatatttattttagactaGAGCGTTATGGGACGGTTACAGTTCTGCgactattttattgatttcattGAAGCCAACCCCAACTAATAAATCCGATTCAAAtctattagtttttatttatttatttaccacaACATATATAGTAATGTAAATGTCAATCTAccgtatatgttacaaactcGTTTATCTAACATTTATGACAATTTGGGTAAACTTAAAAATGTctacaagataaaataaaaataccagtaatttttgttaagcATAAAAATAATCCAGCAAAACAGCGGATTAGATTCGATATAGGGACTTAACAAAGCTTTCTTTACAACCGATCAGCCCAATACCGAATATATCCGGATAAGCATTGTTTAATCCGTTAAAATCgcatttaaataacatttgcCCATGTTACGTTAGGGATTTTGAGTGATACCACTATTGACACTTTATGCAAGAGTGCGTTCCGGCCTTTTGATTGGTCCGTATGGaactgttatttatttagagatAGAGAATATACTTCTCTTTATCCACACATTTTTTACAGAACAAGCCTGTAGGCTCGCCTGATTTTCAGTGATACCATGGACCCCCAATCCCAGatctcgcgagtgcgttgccagccttttattTGGTACGCTTTTAAACTACAAGACGTTTCGAAAACACAACTGGATTATGTCGCTGTTATCGATCGACACATAATGGCCAGTTTAAATGTAGGTTAGACGCAGTTCTAATTAAAGAATTACAGACTCACTCAACATaggtaacattaaaataagttatgtTAAAGTACTTAAACATAAAATGACTTACTCTCTGATGTActgtagtttattttttatttattttagttctatGATGGATTGATCAttacaagatatttattataaaggaagaataacatggtcaattatttttatttataaatatttttagttacattaaatatatctatttcttggtaatttgtgttataaccAGAAAGTAAACGATACATGAccaagtaataaatagtttgtatTAGACTGAAGTAGTTGGGTTTGCTTTGTAATGTATGAAAAACGAGTGTGAAATTGTAAAAGCGACAATAAGTCAGAGCAGACAATAAAACCATTGCAAATGGCGTGTAAAAACATGTACTTTCAGTAGCATATAATTTCGTGAAATTGTTATACCAATATCTTACACGTTAAAACGTTACGTTGCTAGAACAACTGCAGTTCGAGAACTACGCCTCGATATAGAGACGTGAAAACAGATTTCCTGAAACAGAATACATATCGAGAGTCAAAATAATTGAATCACTACAAAATGTGGtcgaaatatgaaaatatttattgaattggTTGGTTAGTGGCTATTGAATCAATATAACAGCGAGATGGTTTCCTTCGGTTGGTCACGGGGTATCCgaataaaacttttgtttactGTGAAATATGCACacaaaaaaccagtggcgtaACAGCGTTTTTAGGTCTGAATTTCTAtacctgtttcatgatcaaatGATCATCATTCTAATCAGGCGATTAACCTCCTGTGATCAAACTAATAcgaaagtaattaaatagtCTTTTTTTTGCTTCTGCTACTGCATTTTAGTATACTTTCAcgtgatgaaaatatttatttatttacagattaTGTATAGCCCAatgttaactaaatatattataaaactattatacagTTAAGtgttcttttttaataaaattacactatGTGACGCTTCAGTTATCCGGCGTCAGAGTCGAGAATACTATTAAGCTGCGAGAGCAAGCAGGGAATAGGAGCTTGTTGAAGTCGAATACACAGTAAGAAGGTCATGCTATTTATCACAATTTGACATTATTAACGAATTGCGAGCTTCCTGGTTATACGCCATGTGTGTAGTCTCTCCTAAAGGTGTTAGTACTGTAAATAACTTTTCCGTTTAATCAATTCAAGTTACAAGCTCTTAAATAGcgcgtaaaaaataataaggaccaaaaccaatttaaaaacgtgtatgtaattaaaattatatgcaaGCGTTAGAAtttatactgtttataaaatattttcaaaaattttattctatgtagaaaaaactaaaatattgactatagctaacttcagggtgtcggttttttgtgtaTGGCGcccatcgtaaaaatttactcccATAATTTTTCCATAACACgccaaaagaaatataacttcaaaaatgttCTTAgtgtcagatttctgtatatgtttcagctttctgtgcctgacagaaACTGTCGACTTTTTAGCTCTATGGCATGCCTGACTTGTCAGGTTCTTTTCTTCACCCTATAAGCAAGTGTTAAACGCGAACATAGACAAAGAGTTTATTGTCAAAACCCTGGATGCGAACCTACGACT contains:
- the LOC123717225 gene encoding uncharacterized protein LOC123717225; this translates as MAVRAVDFVRIIEQYPCLYDNRLAEYSRKDVTDQAWSEVSHLTNTSVSECQVKWRNIRNGFVRSLKSLPHGKQKKLYHLHEELQFIVPFIKTLVPETTNPTLDDEPVEIEVEPLNTEKPSTTVSNFKRRKMKKYRLERPDFSWIKNIKNDNPRKMFLLSLLPDVEKLTEEQMRKFRIKMLLLLEDIQMETEETEG